Proteins from a single region of Macrotis lagotis isolate mMagLag1 chromosome 2, bilby.v1.9.chrom.fasta, whole genome shotgun sequence:
- the CHRNE gene encoding acetylcholine receptor subunit epsilon, with amino-acid sequence MEGTMFWILLLQGLLDLGWGKSEELRLYHHLFSDYDSTRRPVKWPEEKVSVNFKVTLTNLISLNEKQETLTTSVWIGIDWSDYRLNYSSKDFGGITTLRVPANLVWLPDIVLENNIDGVFGVAYEANVLVSEGGYVSWLPPAIYRSTCAVEVTYFPFDWQNCSLVFRSQTYSAAEVAFVFSEESGQILNKIQIDKEAYTENGEWAIDFCSGQIWHHDDRSVDAPGNTEVIYTLIIRRKPLFYVINIIVPSVLISGLVLLVYFLPAQAGGQKCTVSISVLLAQTVFLFLMATKIPETSLSVPLLGRYLIFVMVVAALIVMNCVIVLNVSLRTPNTHVMSPRLRYVFLELLPGLLGSLSPPPVPEADPPQRRASSQGILLRAEELILRKPRSELLFEGQRHRHEPGPASSTAALCQSLGTAATEIRCCVDAVNFLAENKREQEDSGEEASSWVLVGKTLDNVCFWAALVLFGFGTGLIFLGGHLNQVPDLPFPPCM; translated from the exons ATGGAGGGGACTATGTTCTGGATACTGCTTCTTCAAGGGCTTCTGG ACCTTGGATGGGGGAAAAGTGAAGAACTTCGACTTTATCACCATCTCTTCAGTGACTATGACTCCACCAGAAGACCAGTGAAGTGGCCAGAAGAAAAAGTTTCTGTCAATTTCAAAGTCACCTTGACCAACCTTATCTCATTG AATGAAAAACAGGAGACTCTCACAACCAGTGTTTGGATTGGAATT GATTGGAGTGACTATCGACTCAACTACAGCAGTAAGGACTTTGGGGGCATCACAACCCTGAGAGTTCCTGCTAACCTCGTATGGCTCCCTGACATCGTGCTGGAAAACAA CATAGATGGCGTTTTCGGAGTGGCCTATGAGGCCAATGTGCTGGTGAGTGAAGGGGGCTATGTGAGCTGGCTCCCCCCGGCCATCTATCGAAGCACCTGTGCAGTGGAAGTCACCTATTTCCCCTTCGATTGGCAAAACTGCTCCCTAGTCTTTAG GTCTCAGACATACAGCGCTGCAGAGGTGGCATTTGTCTTCTCTGAGGAGTCTGGCCAGATTCTAAACAAAATCCAGATTGATAAGGAGGCCTATACAG AGAATGGAGAGTGGGCCATCGATTTTTGTTCTGGGCAGATCTGGCACCATGATGACCGCTCCGTGGATGCCCCGGGAAACACTGAAGTCATCTACACGCTGATCATCCGGAGGAAGCCCCTTTTCTACGTCATCAATATCATCGTGCCCAGTGTTCTCATCTCAGGCCTCGTACTCCTCGTTTACTTCCTTCCCGCGCAGG CCGGTGGGCAAAAGTGCACGGTTTCCATCTCGGTCCTCCTGGCCCAGACCGTTTTCTTGTTTCTGATGGCAACAAAAATTCCAGAAACTTCTCTGAGCGTCCCTCTCTTGGGGAG GTATCTCATTTTCGTCATGGTGGTAGCTGCGCTGATTGTCATGAATTGCGTCATCGTGCTCAACGTGTCCCTAAGGACACCAAACACTCATGTTATGTCCCCTCGGTTACGTTAT GTTTTCTTAGAGCTGTTGCCGGGTCTTTTGGGTTCTCTATCACCTCCACCGGTGCCAGAAGCGGATCCTCCCCAACGGAGGGCTTCCTCCCAGGGAATTCTGCTTCGGGCAGAGGAACTGATCCTGAGGAAGCCCCGGAGTGAGCTGCTATTTGAGGGCCAGAGACATCGGCATGAGCCAGGGCCAG cCAGCTCCACCGCTGCGCTATGTCAGAGTCTGGGAACTGCTGCAACAGAGATTCGTTGCTGTGTAGATGCAGTGAACTTCTTAGCGGAAAACAAGAGGGAGCAGGAAGACTCTGGGGAG